In Gorilla gorilla gorilla isolate KB3781 chromosome 12, NHGRI_mGorGor1-v2.1_pri, whole genome shotgun sequence, the following are encoded in one genomic region:
- the SNRNP27 gene encoding U4/U6.U5 small nuclear ribonucleoprotein 27 kDa protein, with protein sequence MGRSRSRSPRRERRRSRSTSRERERRRRERSRSRERDRRRSRSRSPHRRRSRSPRRHRSTSPSPSRLKERRDEEKKETKETKSKERQITEEDLEGKTEEEIEMMKLMGFASFDSTKGKKVDGSVNAYAINVSQKRKYRQYMNRKGGFNRPLDFIA encoded by the exons ATGGGTCGCAGTCGCAGCCGCTCTCCACGGAGGG AACGTAGGCGTTCCCGGTCCACATCCCGGGAGAGAGAACGCAGGCGCCGAGAAAGGTCCAGGTCTCGGGAGAGAGATCGGAGAAGGAGCCGCTCGCGATCCCCGCACCGGAGACGCTCCCG ATCTCCAAGACGACATAGATCCacatctccttccccttctcgactgaaagaaagaagagatgaggaaaagaaagaaacaaaagaaacaaagagcaaAGAACGGCAGATTACTG AGGAAGACTTAGAGGGCAAAacagaggaagaaatagaaatgatgAAGTTAATGGGATTTGCCTCCTTTGACTCCACAAAA gGTAAGAAGGTGGATGGCTCTGTAAATGCCTATGCCATAAATGTCTCTCAGAAGAGGAAGTACAG GCAGTACATGAATCGAAAAGGTGGATTCAACAGACCTTTGGATTTCATTGCATGA